From Bosea sp. NBC_00550, the proteins below share one genomic window:
- a CDS encoding AraC family transcriptional regulator codes for MVHDLAFLPTTRAGIARLAVARLVSAGVPAAPLLKAAGLTDEVLVGHDQRVLARHQVALLDRAATALADDRLGFTLAQDFDPRTLGLLFYVMASSQKLGDALQRIARYSAITNEALVFSVAERGALALRLRYVGLPRHFDRHQAEFCIFGAIRLCRILTGTTLVPLRVSIAHHRSGDISAMSRFAGTTVEFGANADELVLPAEVRERPLVNADPYLNDLMLEYCETALSSRTTNASPLRVSVENAIAPLLPHGKVRVEVIARLLGMSERTLARKLADEGLSFSEILQQLRRDLAVRYLNDGGHHVSKVAWLLGFQEVSAFSHAFKEWTGVAPSQMRLAAAHT; via the coding sequence TTGGTACACGACCTGGCTTTCCTGCCGACGACCCGTGCGGGCATCGCGCGTCTGGCCGTTGCGCGTCTTGTCAGCGCCGGCGTGCCGGCCGCGCCTCTCCTAAAGGCCGCTGGCTTGACCGACGAGGTGCTCGTTGGTCACGATCAAAGAGTGCTTGCCCGGCATCAGGTCGCCCTGCTGGACCGCGCCGCGACAGCGCTGGCGGATGACCGCCTGGGCTTCACCCTGGCGCAGGACTTCGATCCACGTACGCTCGGACTGCTCTTCTATGTGATGGCGTCGTCGCAAAAGCTTGGCGACGCGCTCCAGCGTATTGCCCGTTACAGCGCGATCACCAATGAGGCGCTGGTCTTCAGCGTGGCCGAGCGCGGAGCGCTTGCCCTGCGCCTGAGATACGTCGGCCTGCCTCGCCATTTCGATCGGCATCAGGCCGAATTCTGCATCTTTGGCGCAATTCGCCTCTGCCGCATCCTGACCGGAACGACGCTCGTGCCACTGCGCGTCTCGATCGCGCATCACCGCTCAGGCGATATCTCGGCGATGTCACGGTTTGCTGGAACGACCGTGGAGTTCGGGGCAAATGCCGATGAATTAGTCCTACCTGCCGAAGTGCGTGAGCGCCCTCTCGTCAATGCCGACCCTTACCTCAACGATCTCATGCTGGAGTATTGCGAGACGGCACTGTCGTCTCGCACAACCAATGCGAGCCCGCTTCGGGTGAGCGTCGAGAATGCGATCGCTCCGCTGCTCCCTCATGGCAAGGTTCGCGTGGAAGTCATTGCTCGCCTCCTTGGCATGAGCGAACGGACGCTTGCCCGCAAGCTCGCCGACGAGGGCCTGAGCTTCTCTGAGATCCTGCAGCAGCTACGGCGTGACCTGGCTGTGCGCTATCTCAATGATGGCGGCCACCATGTTTCCAAGGTCGCCTGGCTGCTTGGATTTCAGGAGGTCAGCGCGTTCTCTCATGCATTCAAAGAATGGACCGGGGTCGCACCGAGCCAGATGCGGTTGGCCGCCGCTCACACTTGA
- a CDS encoding thermonuclease family protein: MYFFQTLSLLALWACYGPAATTTPAQLPSQVTPVSARAMMTPAQPPSQVTPVSVHAMTTPAQPALQVTRVSAQSLTGVPVVIDGDTVRVAGKLVRLNGVDAEEIGHFGQPDEPHGHAARAALQAIIGIGAEVHCRLNNETAYRRAVGICFNRQGQDVGAELIRHGHALDCGRYSGGRYRSLEPDGARATLIQKPYCGQ; this comes from the coding sequence ATGTACTTCTTCCAGACCCTCTCGCTGCTGGCGCTCTGGGCCTGCTATGGCCCCGCCGCGACGACGACGCCGGCGCAGCTACCCTCGCAAGTCACCCCGGTCTCAGCCCGCGCGATGATGACGCCGGCACAGCCACCCTCGCAAGTCACTCCGGTTTCAGTCCACGCGATGACGACGCCCGCACAACCCGCCTTGCAAGTCACTCGGGTCTCAGCCCAGTCGCTGACCGGTGTTCCCGTTGTGATCGATGGCGATACGGTGCGCGTTGCAGGCAAGTTGGTTCGCTTGAACGGCGTCGATGCCGAAGAGATCGGCCACTTCGGCCAGCCTGACGAACCGCATGGTCACGCAGCTCGCGCCGCGCTGCAGGCCATCATCGGCATCGGCGCTGAGGTTCACTGCCGCTTGAACAACGAGACCGCCTATCGCCGCGCCGTCGGGATCTGCTTCAACCGGCAAGGGCAGGATGTCGGTGCCGAGCTGATCCGGCATGGTCATGCCCTCGATTGCGGTCGCTATTCCGGGGGGCGCTACCGCAGCCTGGAACCCGACGGAGCCCGCGCAACCCTTATCCAGAAACCGTATTGTGGGCAGTAG